The following proteins are encoded in a genomic region of Oryza brachyantha chromosome 11, ObraRS2, whole genome shotgun sequence:
- the LOC102715151 gene encoding WD repeat-containing protein VIP3: protein MKLAGLKSVDGAHEDSIWAAAWVPAADHRPAALLLTGALDETVRLWRPDDLASAAAPARGHALGVVSLAAHPAGAVAAAVSLDSYVRVFDVDSGASVATLEAPPSEVWGIQFHPKGNALAAAGGGSGSVKLWDTEKWKPITSLSVPRPEGARPDKTGSSKFVLSVAWSPDGKLLACGSMDGTIAVYDAVRMKFLHHLEGHHMAVRSMVFSPVDPHVLFTACDDCHIHIYDAKEKSLIGAMSGHASWVLSIDVSPDGMAVATGSSDRTVRLWDINTRASVQTMSNHNDQVWAVAFRPPGGTGVRAGRLASVSDDKSITLYDYS from the exons ATGAAGCTCGCGGGGCTCAAGTCGGTGGACGGGGCCCACGAGGACTCCAtctgggcggcggcgtgggtgcCCGCGGCGGACCACCGCCCCGCGGCGCTGCTCCTGACGGGGGCGCTCGACGAGACCGTCCGCCTGTGGCGCCCCGACgacctcgcctccgccgccgccccggcccgGGGCCACGCGCTCGGGGTCGTCTCGCTCGCCGCGCACCCTgcgggcgccgtcgccgccgccgtctccctcgACAGCTACGTCCGCGTCTTCGATGTGGATTCCGGCGCCTCCGTCGCCACGCTCGAGGCCCCGCCCTCCGAGGTTTGGGGCATCCAGTTCCACCCCAAG GGTAATGCTCTGGCTGCAGCTGGTGGTGGGAGTGGGTCAGTGAAGCTCTGGGACACAGAGAAGTGGAAGCCAATAACCAGCCTTTCTGTTCCACGTCCAGAGGGAGCTCGTCCTGATAAAACAGGGAGCAGCAAGTTTGTCCTTTCAGTGGCTTGGAGTCCTGATGGCAAGCTCTTGGCTTGTGGTTCCATGGATGGTACCATTGCTGTGTACGACGCGGTTCGGATGAAGTTCCTCCACCACCTTGAGGGCCATCACATGGCAGTGAGATCGATGGTATTCTCTCCAGTGGACCCACACGTGCTCTTCACCGCCTGCGATGATTGCCACATCCACATATACGATGCCAAGGAGAAGAGCCTCATTGGGGCCATGTCAGGGCATGCGAGCTGGGTGCTGAGCATCGATGTGAGCCCAGACGGCATGGCAGTAGCCACGGGCTCCAGTGACCGCACAGTCCGTCTTTGGGACATCAACACAAGGGCATCGGTGCAGACGATGAGCAACCACAACGATCAGGTCTGGGCCGTGGCCTTCCGGCCACCGGGTGGGACAGGAGTGCGCGCAGGACGGCTGGCCAGCGTCTCTGATGACAAGAGCATCACCCTGTACGATTACTCATAG
- the LOC102715428 gene encoding translationally-controlled tumor protein homolog, translating into MLVYQDLLTGDELLSDSFPYREIENGILWEVDGKWVVQGAIDVDIGANPSAEGGEDEGVDDQAVKVVDIVDTFRLQEQPAFDKKQFVTFMKRYIKTLSAKLDAEKQEEFKKNIEGATKYLLGKLKDLQFFVGESMHDDGSLVFAYYKDGATDPTFLYFAHGLKEVKC; encoded by the exons ATGTTGGTCTACCAGGATCTGCTTACCG GTGACGAGCTCCTGTCGGATTCGTTCCCGTACAGGGAGATCGAGAATGGTATCCTCTGGGAAGTCGATGGCAAG TGGGTCGTTCAAGGAGCTATTGACGTAGACATTGGTGCCAACCCATCTGCCGAGGGTGGTGAGGACGAGGGTGTTGATGATCAGGCCGTTAAGGTGGTTGACATTGTGGACACCTTCCGTCTTCAG GAGCAACCTGCTTTTGACAAGAAGCAGTTTGTGACCTTCATGAAGCGCTATATCAAAACCCTCTCTGCCAAGCTGGATGCGGAGAAGCAAGAGGAATTCAAGAAGAACATTGAGGGTGCCACCAAGTACCTCCTCGGAAAGCTCAAGGACCTTCAGTT CTTTGTTGGTGAGAGCATGCACGATGACGGCAGTCTGGTGTTCGCCTACTACAAGGATGGAGCCACTGACCCAACATTCCTGTACTTTGCACATGGGCTGAAGGAGGTCAAGTGCTGA
- the LOC102715703 gene encoding auxilin-related protein 2-like, with amino-acid sequence MEGIEGLLADFGVRPQGKAAPMASARSSRAPAAAGAGAGSAWPNPKSTPAPSFTNGLFGAPPAASASFDSLFGSSFNAPTSTSTTTSSAAAAAATVYDDDDIFGAVPWLRPSFSPTSSAARYDGSDDVFGGGRVAAAGPAFDDVFSTNRSAPPPPSSYDDILGGFGVKPQAGERRSVVVEDDDLLGGFGRNPHAEAEKKPAVVEEVNGGGGFDDLIPGFAGSSPPRNRKIIDDNKNEPAVRTSKSTASIVDDPFVVLETNSASGSTYQSPGGFTDPLEHLGNSESSKGKNVDNTTDNDSLHDDSKSDPLFTSEFNGDTKDMNPPSKDRDSNPLHSSMNENSARRSSIEDLGDVMPTSQSARYSDIYVDGMSSERLTTNGMGDQSPRSTESEDDVWLTVSEIPLFTLPTSAPPPSRSPPLLKQKLPQAKVNGNDDEYVWRSNRNHSHYRDFPDQAEASSLDEMEGFVKDKSQRPSYDNNFFGEAEQSENKSSDREEKERQARLEQEREMKLMEEKKREQRRLEKERELEQQKERERHAMERATKEARERAAAEARAKAEREATQRAQRAAVQRAQQEARERAAAEAKEKAARIAAEARERAASEAKERERAAAERAAAERVQQEARKRAERAAVERAAAEARERQAAAAAAAAAREKQSSADDLESFFGASARANSAPKQRTPTVDSMFDSQPQGRGTANGSQRSTSTSASMRKAPSATNIGNDLSDLFGAPTSSDVFQEVEGESEERRRARLERHQRTRERAAKALAEKNERDMQVQREQAERDRIADTLDFEIRRWAAGKEGNLRALLSTLQFILWPECGWQAVSLTDLITGAAVKKQYRKATLCIHPDKVQQKGATLQQKYTAEKVFDILKEAWNKFNSEELF; translated from the exons ATGGAGGGCATCGAGGGGCTCCTGGCGGACTTCGGCGTGCGGCCGCAGGGCAAGGCCGCGCCCATGGCCTCCGCCCGCTCTTcccgcgcccccgccgccgccggagctggaGCCGGATCCGCCTGGCCCAACCCCAAATCCACCCCCGCGCCGTCCTTTACCAACGGCCTCTTCGGCgcgccccccgccgcctccgcttccTTCGACTCGCTGTTCGGGTCGTCGTTCAATGCgcctactagtactagtactactacttcatccgccgcggcggcggcggccacggtgtacgacgacgacgacatatTCGGCGCGGTCCCCTGGCTGAGGCCGAGCTTCAGCCCGACGTCATCCGCGGCGCGCTAcgacggcagcgacgacgTGTTTGGGGGTGGCCGCGTGGCCGCGGCGGGCCCCGCGTTTGATGACGTGTTCTCCACCAAccgctcggcgccgccgccgccgtcatcgtACGACGACATCCTAGGGGGGTTCGGGGTGAAGCCGCAGGCGGGGGAGAGGAGGTCGGTGGTGGTTGAGGATGACGACCTGCTCGGAGGGTTCGGGAGGAATCCGCacgcggaggcggagaagaAGCCGGCGGTGGTCGAGGAGGTTAATGGGGGAGGCGGTTTCGATGATCTGATTCCGGGGTTCGCAGGGAGCAGCCCACCGCGGAACAG GAAGATTATTGATGATAACAAAAATGAGCCAGCAGTTCGAACTTCTAAATCAACAGCCAGCATAGTAGATGACCCATTTGTTGTTCTAGAAACAAATTCTGCCTCAGGTTCAACATATCAGTCCCCTGGTGGCTTTACAGATCCCTTGGAACATCTGGGTAATTCTGAAAGCTCTAAAGGCAAGAATGTTGATAATACTACTGATAATGATAGTCTGCATGATGATTCAAAATCAGATCCTTTATTTACCTCAGAATTCAATGGTGACACCAAAGATATGAATCCACCAAGCAAAGACCGAGACTCAAACCCTCTACATAGTTCAATGAACGAAAATTCAGCACGAAGATCTTCTATTGAGGACTTAGGAGACGTCATGCCAACGTCACAGTCTGCAAGGTACTCTGATATTTATGTTGATGGCATGAGTTCAGAGAGATTAACTACTAATGGCATGGGAGATCAGTCACCGAGATCTACTGAATCCGAAGATGATGTATGGCTTACAGTTTCTGAGATTCCCCTCTTCACACTGCCAACTAGTGCTCCACCACCTTCAAGATCACCACCTCTTCTTAAACAAAAACTTCCGCAAGCAAAAGTAAATGGTAATGATGATGAGTATGTTTGGCGATCAAACCGAAACCACAGCCATTACAGAGATTTTCCAGATCAAGCAGAGGCTTCTTCGTTAGATGAGATGGAAGGTTTTGTGAAGGACAAGTCCCAAAGGCCTTCTTATGACAACAATTTCTTTGGAGAAGCTGAACAATCTGAAAACAAATCATCTGATcgtgaagagaaagaaaggcaGGCCAGACTGGAGCAGGAACGAGAAATGAAACTGATGgaggaaaagaagagagaacaaAGACGACttgaaaaggagagagaattGGAACaacagaaagaaagagaaagacaCGCCATGGAGAGGGCCACGAAGGAGGCACGAGAGCGAGCTGCTGCTGAAGCTCGTGCAAAGGCTGAAAGGGAGGCCACCCAGCGTGCACAACGCGCTGCTGTGCAAAGGGCTCAACAGGAAGCCCGTGAGAGGGCTGCAGCTGAGGCTAAAGAAAAAGCTGCAAGGATTGCAGCAGAGGCAAGGGAGAGAGCTGCTTCTGAAgccaaggagagagagagggctgCGGCAGAAAGAGCTGCTGCTGAGAGAGTTCAGCAAGAAGCAAGGAAAAGAGCTGAACGTGCTGCAGTGGAAAGAGCTGCTGCTGAGGCTCGAGAAaggcaggcagcagcagcagcagctgctgctgctagagaaAAACAGAGCTCAGCAGATGATCTTGAGTCTTTCTTTGGTGCGAGTGCGCGAGCAAATAGTGCACCAAAGCAGAGGACGCCTACAGTG GATTCTATGTTTGATTCTCAACCTCAAGGTAGAGGAACTGCTAATGGATCGCAGAGGTCAACCTCCACCTCAGCATCTATGAGAAAAGCCCCTTCAGCCACAAATATTGGGAATGATCTATCTGACTTATTTGGAG cCCCCACATCATCTGATGTATTCCAAGAAGTTGAGGGAGAGAGTGAAGAAAGAAGACGGGCTAGACTAGAACGTCATCAGAGGACCCGTGAACGAGCG GCAAAAGCTCTGGCTGAAAAGAATGAACGAGATATGCAGGTTCAGAGGGAACAAGCAGAAAGAGAT AGAATTGCGGACACACTAGACTTCGAGATCAGGAGATGGGCAGCTGGAAAGGAGGGCAACTTGCGTGCTTTGTTATCAACTTTACAATTT ATACTTTGGCCAGAATGTGGATGGCAAGCAGTATCCTTGACTGATTTGATTACTGGTGCCGCTGTTAAAAAGCAGTACAGAAAGGCAACATTATGCATCCATCCGGACAAGGTGCAACAGAAAGGTGCAACTCTTCAGCAGAAATATACTGCGGAGAAGGTGTTTGATATTCTTAAG gAGGCGTGGAACAAATTCAACTCTGAGGAGCTCTTTTAG
- the LOC102713314 gene encoding ADP,ATP carrier protein ER-ANT1, with amino-acid sequence MAAATATEGRKRPPRAAPAKVAADFAMGGAAAVVAKTGAAPVERVKLLLQNQAEMLRRGTLTRPYRGIADAFGRVLREEGAAALWRGNQANVIRYFPTQAFNFAFKGYFKSFFGYDKEKDGKWKWLAGNVASGSAAGATTSSLLYHLDYARTRLATDAIESQASKRQFSGLLDVYKKTLSTDGIPGLYRGFSVSIVGITLYRGLYFGIYDTMKPLVLVGPLEENFFASFALGWAITTFSGACAYPFDTLRRRMMLTSGQPLKYKNAFHAAKQIVSTEGFFTLFRGVGANILSGMAGAGVLAGYDQLHRFAGQHGYNFESKMKGALK; translated from the exons atggcggccgcCACGGCAACGGAGGGCAGGAAGAGGCCcccgagggcggcgccggcgaaggtggcggcggacttcgccatgggcggcgcggcggcggtggtggccaaGACGGGGGCGGCGCCCGTGGAGCGCGTCAAGCTGCTGCTCCAGAACCAGGCCGAGATGCTCCGGAGGGGCACCCTCACCCGCCCCTACAGGGGCATCGCCGACGCCTTCGGCCGCGTCCTCCGCGaggagggcgccgccgcgctgtggCGCGGCAACCAGGCCAATGTCATCCGGTACTTCCCCACGCAG GCTTTTAACTTCGCATTCAAAGGCTACTTCAAGAGCTTCTTTGGCTACGACAAGGAGAAAGACGGAAAATGGAAATGGTTAGCTGGCAATGTAGCATCTGGCAGTGCTGCAGGGGCTACAACATCGTCCTTGCTATATCATCTAGATTATGCACGGACAAGGCTAGCTACTGATGCAATTGAATCACAGGCAAGCAAACGTCAGTTCAGTGGGCTTCTTGATGTCTACAAGAAGACACTTTCAACTGATGGCATTCCTGGATTATATCGAGGTTTCAGTGTGTCTATTGTGGGTATCACTCTATATCGAGGTCTCTATTTCGGAATCTATGACACCATGAAGCCTCTTGTTCTAGTAGGACCACTGGAG GAAAATTTCTTCGCCAGTTTTGCCTTGGGCTGGGCAATAACCACGTTCTCTGGAGCCTGCGCCTATCCATTTGATACACTCCGTCGCAGAATGATGTTAACTTCTGGGCAGCCTTTGAAATATAAGAATGCCTTTCATGCAGCAAAACAGATAGTTTCTACTGAAGGGTTCTTCACACTATTCAGAGGGGTCGGTGCAAATATTCTCTCAGGAATGGCAGGAGCTGGAGTTCTTGCTGGATATGACCAGCTTCATCGGTTTGCTGGTCAACATGGTTACAATTTTGAGAGCAAGATGAAAGGGGCTTTGAAATGA